Within Roseisolibacter agri, the genomic segment ACGTGCGGCGCTCGGGGAAGATCTCGAAGCGCGACACGCGCTCCTTCGGCCCCTCGTCCTGGTCCTTGTGGAAGCGGAGCGACGCGAGGTCGTCGCGCGCGAACCAGCTCTCGAAGACGTCGTGGACGCGGAAGCCGGGGATGCCGCCCTTCACGGTGAACACCGTGTGGTACGCGGGACGCCCGCGCACCGTCTCCACGCCGCGCACCTCCATGCTGCCCGTGCCGGCCTTGATGGGGCCGAAGCGGACGTCGTACTTGAGCTGCTCGCCCGGCGCGAACGGGCGCGCCGCCGCATCGGCGTCGGCCGACACGGGCGCGACGGCCGTCAACGGCTGCGCGGCCAGCGCCTGGCCGGCGGCCGGACGCCCGGCGACGGCGCCGAGGGCGGCGGTCAGCGTGGCGAGCGTGAGGAGGGTGGGGCGGACGCGCGGCATGGAGCCACCTGTGGCGAAAGGCACCGCGCGCCGGGGCGCGACACGTGCCGTGTGTTCAGTGCGTTCAGTCTTGACTGAATATAGCGAACGCTCTAGAATCCCGCCATGGCTTCTCGTGGTCCTGACTGTCTCTCCGCATTCGTCGAGCGCGCCGGCTGCCTGTGTGAGCGCGACGGGCTCCCGCGCATCGCCGGCCGCATCCTCGGCCTCCTC encodes:
- a CDS encoding DUF3108 domain-containing protein is translated as MPRVRPTLLTLATLTAALGAVAGRPAAGQALAAQPLTAVAPVSADADAAARPFAPGEQLKYDVRFGPIKAGTGSMEVRGVETVRGRPAYHTVFTVKGGIPGFRVHDVFESWFARDDLASLRFHKDQDEGPKERVSRFEIFPERRTYDDLHDDRGELPSAARPLDDGSFLYYIRTVPLVVGQTYRFEQYFKPDRNPVTIKVLRRERVTVPAGTFDAVVVQPSIKTNGIFSEGGKAEVWISDDDRRIILQLKSKLSFGSLNLYLTSHTPGTR